In the Manis javanica isolate MJ-LG chromosome 12, MJ_LKY, whole genome shotgun sequence genome, TGTTCAATGCCAGGTAAAATTTTGATCTTAGCATCCTCATGTAAAAATGAATGGGTTGGATTAGAAGCCTTCTGAGGCCTATTCCAACTGTAAAATTCTGTGCTTCTGTGAATGTAATATGCTTTTATAATcactctcctcatctgtaaaatgaagatggtGATAGAATCTATCTCATTGGACtgttgaaaggattaaatgacGTACACAAGACTCAACATGAGCTGATTAGTAGTAGTTGTCATGATACCACTGGCTATGTCAGAAAAATATCACTTGCCTTGAGTAGAAGCTTTTTATCAGCAGTTTTAATAAGATCTTGACAATAtcaattaaaattcaaatttgCCACCGAATCATGGACATTTGCAACTAGAGAGGAGCTATAGAGATATTGTCTTATTTTATGGTTGAGGATATAAGACTCAGGGAGATTGTTTTCAATCCTTTCTTGAAAACAGAATAATAGAAACATATTCTTTGAGAAGGAACCGTGTGAACTAGGAAGTATAAGTCTCATTTTAAGAAAGGGAACAATTAAAGAGGACCTGGGAGCAAATAAGTTGGAACTAAAAGTCCTCAATTGGTTCTATGGTATGTGCAGTGACACAAAATAAGATTTCATGAGTGGAGAAGCCTGCTTCCCCATCACTAACCTGAGGGCATTGCATCACCAGTTACATCATAGCTCAGGGACTCAGCTCCTtggttatatatatacattttaaatataaaatatatagagagacatTACAATGAGAATACAGAACAACTACTCAGAATGAATCTTTGTTGGATAAATTATTTGTGGAAACACCTGCAATCGTGTATAAGCATTTGGTAGATGGAAATCCAACCAGCATTTCAGGGCTGttgccttccccctccccccctgTGCAATCTCACTGCAGTAGTATTCAACAAGGGGGGATTTGGTGCACAGGAGACCAAAGAAACCACTCCTTACTGGGAGCCCCCAGCACTGTTGGTCCCCTGACTCTCTTCCATCTGCTCATCTCCTTTGCTGGCAAATAAACTGCACTCAGCAGTGATCTTTGAAGTTGTGCTAATGCCCCTGAGATGCagtgttgaatatcttttcccTTTATTGAATGGACACAGATCATTTGTGACCTGAGAAATGAACAAGGAGCCTATTTGCTAATCAGTCAAACTGAAGTGTCGGTcccaaataagaataaaattaactttGCTATCAAAAGCATGATTTCCTCTGTTATGCCTTCCTACCATTCAGGATAGAGTGCTTTATAATCCTTTTAAGCAGAATCATTTATGCTGGTCAACAGTCATAAACCTGTTTTTAGACAATTCATAGAAGTTATATATCATTACCAAAGGAAGTGTTAAAAGAAAATCTATGAACATCATTTGCAATTAGATTTGAACTTAAACTCTGCCTGACTCCTGCCTAAAATTTCATCTTCCTCTCTTCCAAACTACAAAAAGCTGAGACAGCGTCCACTCTTTGCAGCGGCCATAATAATTTGTAGTCTGTGTTCTGCAGAGCTGGACAGCCAACTTAAATAAGAAGTAGTTGTATTTCAGGCACTCTCAAAACTTAGATGCAATGCAAGCCTTTCTTATACTTCTATGCTAGTTAATGGCAAAGCtgtgaggagaaagaataaagattcaacatttattaagtgctccAGAAAATAGGAACCAACCCACAAGGTCAGTGTTGTTAGCTCCACTGCTAATAACTGGATGTTTAAGTAGATGTCAGACAGACCCCAGGTCAGAGTATTACAGTGTGAGAGCTGGCATTTAGACAAAGTTAGACTCCCTAAAACTTCTTGAATCAAGGTGCTTTAGCTACAAGGAACAGAGATTTGTTTCACCTCAAGAAAACAATTTGTTAGAAGACACTTATGAACAGAAATTAAATTGGAAGCCCTCAGAAACTAAGACCATAAATCTCTCCATCTCTCAGGAACACTCCAGTTTCCCACCCAAGGCGTCTTTGCTTCATTCCACAAGTCTACTTCGCTTTCATCTCTTGTTCTACAGGCTTCCTTCATAATAACTATCTCAACTCAAGCCAAGACACACAATTATAGGCCCGTTAGCAGCAGTCGCTGGGTCACTTATTTGTGACCATTCAGGTAATGAGGAAGTGTGAGAAGCAGGTTCTTCTAGAATCAGGAGTGAGGAAGCTGTCCAGAACTATCTCCAGAAGATCCATGTTCTGGCCATTTGAAAGCCTTGTTTTATTATCTCTTTATGTCCAGGTCTCTGTTCACAGGATGCATCCTTAAAGGTCTTCCCTCTCCACACCATCTAAATAGCCTCCAGACCCCTCCTTCATCCATCTCTATCTACTTGCCTTCATCAGCCTAATTTGACTTTCTAGATGTATCACTACTTGAATTTTaccatacatatattttttaccaTCTGTATGCCATATAAGATGAGTTCTAGATAGGCAAGACTTTCGTATTATTTTCTACCACatccctttctcttaaaaaagtgcctggcatatggtcaGCACtcaattatttgtaaaataaaccaATGAATGAATATTGTTATGTGAAAAATCTAATCAAAAACAATAATTTTGTTTAGGTTCACTTTGATAAAGCATTGTCaacataattttccattgtggACATCATCAAAGATAGGATTTTTGAACTTGAATTTTGTGTCTCCTGTACAGGCAATGTCATGATTGTTAGACGCTATTCCATTTCCTCACCAGTTCATTCATTTGCTGCAAATGATCCCTGGAAAGCTGGGAAAAAACATCCAAATCATGGAATTCTAGAATCTCAGGGAACAGTAAAATCACTGGTATGTGCTTCAATTAAGAAGGCAGACAATGAAGAAAAGATGTTCGCAGTAGATTCTTTTGCCAGCAACACTTCCAACCAAAGAGCTTTTCCTGAGCCTGATTTGGGTGGCAGGTAATGTACCATCCGCCTCAAGCTAAGTACAGGTGCATACTGTGAGCGCTACTGACACCTTCTTCTGGATAAGCAAGGTCTCATCTAGTGGAGGAAACGAAACCAAATAGGCTAGTAGGCCAAAATCATTTCCATTTCACTTGTTCCCATGTCAGGAATCAAAATAAACTAATTTATTTGAGATCAAAAGACACTGTAATAGACGCCTCTTATAAGTGAAACGCACTTAGTCTTCACTCACCCAGCACTAATGATCTCACTGTGAGCGAGACACTGGAGATGCACGATTCAGGGTAAGCAAATGTTACATTGAAACTTTTATTTAACGGCAAAGACACACAAGTAAAATTGCCCTCTGAAGAGAGTGTGTCTCAGGGAGAAGACACAATTACTTTAGGAGCTGAGCACAGAATTTCTCTATGAGAGAGAATTGTTCTTGTGGAGGAAAGTGCCTCCATGGACTTTTTAGGGTACACAAAAGGCACGATCTGAGAGGACCAAGAGACAAAAAGAGAAGTAACCTGTTCTGCAAAATACTTGAGTTGGTGTTCATGGAGTTAGGAAGAGCCTGAGTATGAGATTTGAGAAAACATTTGTGAGACAGGCTGGGAATCTTCCAGAGGAAAGTTGGCCAGGGGCCCCAGCagagggcagagcccaggctctTCCAGAGCAGGATTGTCAAGATCCAGCATAATTTCTCCGCTCATGATGCTGGAGCATGACCTCCCCTACCCGACACTCTGCATTCCTGCTTTCCCATTCCCAGGTAGGCCCTGATGCTTTAGGAAAAGTCTCTTCGCCTTTGTCTCCTATGAGGAGGACGAAAATCACAAAGAGGCCTGGGTTTCATGATCAGCTTAtcacagggaaaagaaaatgaaacaaatatggctagagagagaaaaagtgagtcATCCAATCAAGGGACAACCATAAGTAATAGGCTTGCAGGAATTCTCATAAATaatggaaagagcactggacttCCCACAGGATGCAGGATATAAAGGTTGAACCAGTTTTACTTGACTTTTACAAGACAGGATGAAAAACTGTGTTTCACTTATAGAACGTTGTATTATAGGACAGAGAGAGTAAATAGACTGAATCATGAAGGACAACTGGATTTCGGCAGGCAAATTAAAAGGGAAAGGTTATCCCAGGTAAAGCAAAGAAGACAAGAGAGAAGAAACCGGGTCTGTGAGGAATCCAAAAGCAGTGAAGTGAATAAGGACAGAGAAAATGAGCAGATCCATTACAAAAGGCCTTCTTCGGAAAGCCGTGTGCTTTACCCTGTAATTACTGGGAAGTTAGTAAAaaaaacttcttcatgaaaagtCTTAAAAGCAAGCCTATTCAGAAACTAACATAACAAATACCAGTGTAGTCACCTGCAAGAATTTTGCCATATTTTGTTCAGGTATTTttatacacaaaaggaaaaagtgTTACTAATAAAGAGAAAGCTCCTCTCTCTTTCCTGGTCCTGCCTGGGGGCAAGTGTTATCGTGGAGTTTGTTTCTATCCTTTCAGTCTAcactttatattttcattacattcgttcattcattcaacaaatgaatCCTGGTGGGGGTCCCTCTCTGCTGGGCAGGATTCTATGCCCtgagagacacagagaaacaaaCTTGTCACAAGTGCTGCCCATGGGAAGCATTGGCCTTCATAACATGATCATCACGAATCATGAAAATGCATAAAgagtatattatattatattatattatatattgtattaattatattatattatattatattacattacattatattatattgttagtttaataaatactaaaaagaaaagtaaaccaattggaaggaaagacaaagaattagAGGAGAAGCATGAGATAGAAAATTTCTATCTCATGGCCAGAAAGCGCCTTGCCACTTGAGTAAAGAAGGCAGATACTTGGTGGGGAAGCTTTCCCCGCATTGAGAACAGCACATGCAAGAGATCCCGGCGGGCACATGGCTGGCGTTTGAGGCAAGGCAGCTGGTGTGAACACAACGGGGTGAGCAAGTGAGAGAGCCAAGGCTGCAGGCAAAGTGCTAAGGGGCGGCCTTCCACTTGCTTCCAGCCACTCTGCATTTATTCCAAAGGGAATTGGGGCCATAACAaactcttttcatttaaaaagaaagattatgTTGGGAGCCCTGTTTTGAAAAGACTGtaggaaacaataaagaaaacatggagaCCAGGTTTAAGACTATAATAATCATGTAGGCAAGAGATGATCATTTCTTGGATGGGGGTAATAACAGTGGATGTGGTTTCTGGATAGGTTTTGAAGGTGAAGTCGGTAAGATTTTCTGACAGCACAGATGTGGGATATGGAAACAAGAAGTGTACCCCGACCATTGTGTTTCAATGGGTATATTGATGCAAGAAAGGCATAGAAGtgtccttttcttaaaaaaaaattatacatatatatatatatataagagccAATGAATATCCACTGGAAAAAAGTTacaaatcacaaaaataaatgtaatatataaagtaaaaagtaTAAGAAGGAAAATATTCCATAATTCCACCAACTGAATAACTATTTAGATTCTGATGGAGATCTTTCCAGACTTGTATCTACATATTTTGACATTGGAcagtacatatattttaatgttttattttttgcactTAAACCATTGTATTCTAATAGACCAACAATATTAACTAAGAAACATAGTATTActaattttcctattttgatttatattattttctgtgatAGTTTGGGAACCTAGCCAATGTTTATAATTAATGTATTACTTCTCTGAAACAAAAATCTCTTTCCATTTCCATGCTGCCAAAGAATAAACTATTTAGAACACTGTAGATGTAAACTACTTAGAACAAATCCATTTCTAACTTAAAATCTACAATAATGTGAAAGATTGAGCCATTTGCAGGATTGTTGTACCACAAGTCCACACCAGCTTCAATTCAATAGCTAGGTTGGCATAAAATCCTATAGATACAGAAAACTGTTGGGAGATGGAATTaagcatgtattttttttgttgaaatccttttttattttgtcttttacttCCTCAGAAATTAACTAGTAAAGTAACATATCATCACACTATTCCTCTGATGTTGAGTAAATTCATTTACTTTCTAGCAGCTTTCAAAGAACTTTACAAAGATCTTTTAAGAACCAGTTGTTTGAATTGCTTTTGAATTGATCAGACACCATACCTAATTTGCTTGTGAACTTATCCATCATtttactaagaaaatattttacagaataatGCCAATGGAAATATTTCTAAGAAACATTCTCTCCAGAAACTAGagatagaattttaatttttccttaatttttacatagaaatccaatttttttcctgttgcctttgaggaaaaaaaatcatcttaggCAGTTGAGAAGGTCAGGGAAAAGTGTCCATGTAGacaattaaaattagaaatgctgttttattcattttactgaTAGGAAAACCCAGAgacattaaaataagtaaattccTTACTTTTTCTACAGCAAAGTAGTTAAGAAGGCAGCCTCTGGAACCAGATGGCTAAAATCCCAACTCCATCATGTACCAACAACACGGCCTTGGAAAAGTCACTAGTCTGTCCTGGGCATAGTTTACTCTTTTGTAAAAAGGGACTTATAACAGCAGTTACTTCACCATCTTGGGAGGAATAATTGAGACCATGAAGTGAGTGCTACCAAGTGGCAGAGTAATcactgttttattgttctcaatacATGGAACCCCTGGCCTTCCAAGGGAGGGAGCAGATGTATTCCCCTAGATGCACCACTAAATGCCATCAGTGACATTAGAGCCTTATCTAATAACAAAACCGAGAAAGAATAGAGTTAGAGAAAAGGCAATAATCTGAAACACTATTCTTTAGACTTATTCGTGGGAGCAGTTTATCCTTGTTTATGTCAGAATTCTATATAACAGGGGAAAGAAGTGCACACAATGAAAAGGTTTCAGCCCTCAGACAACATGCATCATTGCTGTTGCTCCTCTCCCCTTTATTGTTTAGGAGTGATTGATATTCAGTTAATTCAAAGTCCATAACTGCAGATTGATCTAGGTTATAAATTAATTGCCTCGAATTTCTACTTCATTGCAACTGAAAAGCTTTGGTGTGAAAGATCCTTTGCCTGAGCCAGCATGACATCCTTCCACTCTAAACATCAAACTAATAATCCTCAGACACACAGATCCTCCCTCAATAGTCTTAAATTGCCATTTTATCAGCACTATTCATCAGGTTTAATTAAAGGccaatttcaatatattttcttgtattattgGTGAACCACTTAATAAAGAAAGCATTGTTATATTTAATGTgaaatatttatgatatattttacCACTTCAGGCAGTATTTGGTGACTTAGGAAAGTAATAAATGTTTTGTATAGAAGCTCCCTAAAGTGTCGTGTTTATCTTCTGCTTTCTTTAGGGACAAGATAAAGGCAGTCAGTTTCCTGTTACCCATGGATATGTCTTCATATTCCAAAAATTCAAGTTCTTTGAAATACTCACCAAATAAGACTACAAACCAGCTAAATACCATTGCAGAATAGGATGTGTGAGGtggaaaaatttaagaaagagcTGATTTTGAAGAGATGGGAACACTGAGACCTCCCTGGGTCAGTGTCCTCCCCTGCAAAGAGCCCTGGCAAGATGCCCAGGAAGATGCACAAAATACCCAGCATTGGGTCAGTGGACTtggccaataaatggaagcaattaCTTTGTGTTCTTGTTGAATATGAGTGTTGATGTGAGTACAGTGGCTATTATAGTCTCTCTGTGCTGCATGTGAGCTATTAGCTGTAATTAAATTAAACTCTAGGCTAAGGGTTCAGTATCAGCGTTTTGCCATCAGGAAATGCTACTGTTTACATTATAAGTGTCACTTTCCAGATGAAATGATAACAAAGCTAGAGaaaatggctattttttttttttattaacggCATAGAAGCAACAGTGATTATCCTTATAGTTAATTGTGGAGCTATTTCACTGATACTagctcatttgttcttttaatatCCTGTGTCTGGTATGTAGAACAAACACAGCAGACTCCCATAGCGTACACAGTGGGCTCAGAGTAATTATGGGATGGCAAAGACACTAAACCTGGTTggtaggagagaaaaaaataaggtgcAGATGATCATTCCTTAGGAGTTGGAAATCTCAGAACTCCCTCAATTCCTGAACTTCTAGACAAGAGAACATCTCCCCTCCCTGGTTTACAGCAATCATGTTCTATATACCAACACCCTTTTTAAACAAATGTCATGTTAAAATCTCCAGAGTGCTAAGATGGAGATCCTTACGTTCCACCACAGACCAACTGACCTGGCTGGAGAGGttggaggtgggcagggagaagACCAGAAATTCACACTTTAAACAGACCTTCCCAGGTGACTTCTACCATGCAGCCGTGCTTGCAACCCACTATTGCAAATACTAAGAAACATAGTCCAGGGCTCCCCAAATCTGGCACCAAGTTAGAGTGAAAATAGTGAGGCAAGGAAAAGGGAGGAGTAGTCCCCCCATTTTTAAGAAAGTGGATCTGACAGACTTGTAGAAGGGAGATGAAGAAATCAATGAATATCTTGAGGTAGAAGCCACATTATGGGTCAAATGCTTCTTTTATTTATGATACTCACTTAAGATTAACAATATTCTCAACATTGTAACAAATATACAATAAGGCAAGGTTACAGCCGGAGGGGAAAGATGGAAATGAGATGTCAAAATGCACTGGTCTGGGAATAAAGACACACACCAAGTAGACAACTAAGATATTAACCTATGAGATGACTGACCTGTTTCATTTATGCACAATTATATTCTCAAAATCGAGAATTTTGTGTCAACATtgatttaaagaaacatttcccaaacatttttttaaaaaggcagtaaATGACAACCACCCAAATTACAATGTCATAACTGACAAAGTTATAACAGCAAATCACCCCCAAGGCCGAGCTCAGCGCCCAGTGTGCAATAGGCTTTTCATACATGTCCATGAATTGCACTGAATTAACAATAACAGGAGTTTAATACTTCCCAGGAAAAACTAGGCCCCATCAAATTTTAAACTTTGAAGTCAAATCATTTACTATTATGatgaaaaacacaaagccccacctcTATTCCCTGTTGTGTTTGATAGTAAACCCTctgagcatatttttaaataaaatgaactacaAAGAACATGAGATGTACCTCAGTCATGCTCTGCTGGTTATATTTGTCTTCTTCTATGCCCCAAACATTTGTACGTCGGGAACTCAGAAGCCTGCCAGGGACAGGGAAGTTAACACAAATGAAGTGGGGACTTGGCAGAACAGACACGCCATGCCCCATCCAAAGGGTGCCACAGCCACTCACCTTCGTGATGGTATGGGGGAAAGCAGACATTGTACTGTCACTCGGTCTATCTTTCAAGAGATGTTAAGATCTGGATCTTTGTGCAAAATCTCCTAATTCATAAATACTGGCAATAGGTTCAATTTCTAAAACATTGTGAACACCAAACATGTAGGTTTAAGATACCAGATTTCAACCTTTGACTGAAGTGCAGTTGCTTAATAGAGAGCCCGAACAAGAAGATGGGTCTGGAAAGCTACCATTTGGAGACtggaaagaggagaaggaaattTGAAGTTGGGAAAAGAGAATAAGGTGGCACAAAACGTGAAGTCTACGTAGATTAAAAGGTTGAAGTTTGTACCCTCACAAAAATGTAGTTTAATCCAAAGCCAATACGTATTTGCTTACAGAACCAAAGCATAATGTGAGAAAGCATGAgctcagttttgttttaaaacttctttcattatctatttttacctattttacatttttacttgtATAAAAGTCTTGGGGGGTGGGAAATAagacatacacaaaagcaaataagcTGCCTGACATTTTTCCCTTCAGAAGATTCTGAAGTCTGAAGATCATAGAATTTTCCAGC is a window encoding:
- the CCDC195 gene encoding putative coiled-coil domain-containing protein 195, yielding MEANTQLLRVIQEMRAEMDKLEKENQALRMKLSSSSQRTLGSGAESGDEREEKVTDLGNLRKAPGQPPATLHGGASTDPAPVQGHQGNVMIVRRYSISSPVHSFAANDPWKAGKKHPNHGILESQGTVKSLVCASIKKADNEEKMFAVDSFASNTSNQRAFPEPDLGGRDKIKAVSFLLPMDMSSYSKNSSSLKYSPNKTTNQLNTIAE